From Hoeflea sp. 108:
TTTTGACCGGACCACACAGCAGGCTCTCTCGATAGAGGAGAAGCCCGAAAATCCAAGGTCCAACTGGGCTGTTACCGGCCTGTATTTTTACGACAATTCAGTCGTTGAGATCGCATCATCCATTCGTCCTTCGGCCAGGGGTGAACTGGAGATTACGGACCTGAACCGCACCTATCTGGAGCGGGGCCAGTTGCACGTCGTCCGGTTGGGAAGGGGGCATGCGTGGCTCGATACGGGCACACATGACAGTCTGCACGATGCAGCGTCGTTCGTCCGAACAATAGAACATCGACAAGGCGTGAAGGTCATGTGTCTAGAAGAAATCGGCCTTGAGCTGGGCTGGTTGAGTGCCGAGGAAGTGCTCACTAGGGCTGCCGCCCTGGGAAGTACCGAATATGCTCGCTACCTTGTGCGCCGGGCAAAAGAGATTGGCCATGGTTGAAATTCGTTGCCTTGGGTTGGAAGGGTTGTTTGAGATTGTGCCCAAGAGGCTCTCCGACGACCGGGACTTCTCGCTCGGGTTGGACTACGACTTTCCATGGCGGAATTGAGGGCGCGTTTGTCGATGACGACTTTGCCAAATCCCATGCGTGTGGCGTGCTGCACGGCGCGCATTGCGGGCGCGTCCACTCGCCGACAAGCGTTACGATGAGCGTCAATGACAAATAAAGTAGACATTGTTGTTGTCACGTATCAAAGCGCTCACGTGTTGAAGGATTGCCTGGCCAGCCTCCCTCGTTTCGCCAACATTTATGTCGTCGACAATGCAAGTACGGATGGTTCTGCGGCGGTCGCATCGGAGGCTGGCGCCGAAGTGATTAGGCTCAATGAGAACGTGGGATATGGCGCCGCCTGCAATGCAGGGGCGGCTGCCGGGACATCGGCCTTCCTATTGTTCTTAAACCCGGATGTACGTTTGGCGAACGGTGCCATCGACAAACTTCTCGCAGCGGCGGCCGATTATCCGTGTGCTGCCTTCAATCCTTCCTTTTATAATGAAGGGCGTCGACGCTTTCGTCGCTGGTCGAGGCTGTTTCCCAGGGGGGCTTCGTGGCGCGGGCCGCCGCCAATTGCCGATTGCCAGGTTCCCGTCTTGCATGGCGCTTGCATCTTCGTTCGCCGCGACCATTTTGCCTGTGTCGGCGGGTTCGATGAACATATCTTCCTCTATCACGAAGACGACGATATCAGCTTGAGGCTGAGTTGCGCTGGCGTCGAGCTTAGGACCGCGGTCGAAGCGGTTGTTGACCATGCGGAGGGCAGGTCCTCCATCCCGTCAGGTGAATCTTCGCGCATCCGAGGAGAAGCGATGGGGCGGTCGCTGGTCTATGTCATGCGAAAACACCACTTGGCGCTCGATGTTCAAGCCGAACGAAGACGTGGTTGGTTCAAGCTGCTGCTGCCCCATGTTCTTTTTAACACGGCTCGACGCTCAAAGTTGTTGGGCTTTCTGGCAGGCATTGGCGGTCAGCAGCAGGTTCGGATAGCTGACAGCGCGAACCAAGGGACCGGCGAATGCGATTCGGCAATAGTGGGGCAGTGGAATGCCGACAGTGGGCACACAATTGCCAATTGCCACAGGCCGTGACAGGCGAATGTCTCTTTTTCCGTTCGTGGCCTGACTGAATGAATATTCGCGGTTTGTCGTATCGGTTGCAGAGGGCGATCCGTGGTTTTTGGCATCGTCGCTCGACCCCGGTTGATCTCACGCTGCAACACGCAGCCAATGCAGCGGGAGTGTTCGCCGCAGAGGATTACGTGGACATTGCTGCGGCACCGCCGCCAGCAACAGATGTGCGCCTTGTTGCCTATTATCTGCCGCAGTTCCATCCAATTCCGGAGAATGACGGATGGTGGGGCAAGGGCTTCACGGAATGGCGCAACGTGGTCCGGGCTATGCCCTTGTTCGATGGGCACTACCAGCCCCGAAGTCCTGCCGAATTGGGCTACTACGACTTGCGGCTGGCCGACGTCATGCGTCGCCAGGTGGAGTTGGCGAAGCTTTATGGAATTGGCGGCTTTGCGTTTCATTTCTACTGGTTTGGTGGCAAGACACTGCTTGAGAGGCCGCTCTCGGATTATCTCGCACGCCCCGACCTGGATCTGCCTTTCAGCCTCTGCTGGGCAAACGAAAACTGGTCACGTCGCTGGAACGGCCGCGAACAGGATTTGCTCATTGCCCAGGATCATTCAGAGGCAGATGACATAGCCCTGATTCAATATATCGACCGGTATTTTCGAGATCCAAGATACATCAAGGTCGAGGGAAAGCCGGTCTTGACGGTTTATCGTCCTGAACAGCTTCCAGATCCCGCGGCTACGATCGCGCGTTGGCGCAGCGAAGCACATAGGGCCGGTTGGCCGGGGCTTTATGTTATCGCCACCAATGCGTTCGATTTCGTCGACTATCAAAAGTACGGGTTCGATGCGCTATCGGAATTTCCGCCGCATGGGATCAAGGCGACAAACGCCGAAAGCAGCATCCATATGTCGCCGCTACGCGAAAGCGGTGGGCGTGTGCGGATGTACGCCGAGGCAGCGCAAAATGCCATGAATGCCAGTGCGCCGATCGGGCGGGTGCATCCAGGCGTGATGCCAGGATGGGACAATTGCCCGCGCCGTCCCCGAAATGGCGTAATTTATCATGGGGCGACTCCGGAGATGTTTGCCCGTTGGCTGCGCCATGCTGTTGATCGTGCACGTGGCAATCCGAAAGGCGAACGATTTGTCTTCATCAACGCTTGGAACGAATGGGGCGAGGGCGCCTACCTAGAGCCGGATTTGCGCTACGGCTATGCGTATCTGCAGGCCTGCAGGGACATGGACAAGGTAACGACAGACAAAGGCAGGACCATCTACTTTGATCCGGCGGACAGCCGCGGCAGAATGCTGAAGGAGCATGCGGGCAACTTCAATCCGCTTTCGCTTGTCATGTGGGACATGATCCTGAAGGAAGCGTCGTGGACTCAGGTTATCGACATAGGATGCAACTATGGCGAAATGCTTGCCAATGCCGAGCTGCCGAAGGGCGCGGAAATCACGGCCGTCGAGCCCAACAGTCTTCTTAGGCACTACCTCGGGAGAACGCTGGAAGAGGCGGGAGTTGATGCCCGATTGGTTTGCGCCGCAGTTTCGGACTCCATTGGGACGGCCCGTTTTTTTCGCGACGACAAATGGTCCGGCACCAGCCGCGTTCTTAGACCGGAAGAGACCGTCGAGAATCTGATCGTAGTTCCTCAGGTCACGGTTGACAGTCTCCTCGACGGCGTCACGGGCGCTGTCCGGCTTGCTATGAAGATCGACGTCGAAGGACATGAGGCGGCCGTTCTCAGAGGCGCTCTACGAAGCTTGAAGCGTGTCCTGGACTATTCGATTCTGGTGGAAATCAAGCATATACCCGAAGACGACCAGAGGTGGATCTTCAAAATGTTTGATGTCTATGGCCTTGATATGACATCGGCGCAATTGATTTATCTTAGCGGCACCCCCTACGAGGAAGTAATACGGATGATAGATGCGGAAGAAATCTATGCGCAGGATGTTATTGTTAAGCGCAGGGGACAGCGCCGCTGATGTCGGGTTCAATTAAGTGGCGAGCGCTGTGGCGCCATCCGACCGACTCTCGCAAACGAAAAGAATTTCGTGCTGGGGGGCATTGCGCAAAGCAGGGCAAGGCCATTCGCAAGACCCGAATGTGGCTGAATCTGGCGGCAATGCTAAGGCACCCGCTTTCTCAGAATGAACGCCGAACCTGGCGCGACGCGGCCCAGCACGGCTTTCCACCAGCACGTATTCCGGCCAAGGCGACCTTTCAAGAAACTCCCGACGCATTGCATAGCAGACTCTACGATTGCTACGTGCAAAATGCCCTTGGGCAGTTCGACTCTTCTGAATATTGCAGCATCGCGACGGAACCGCCGCCTGCAGATGTGTGCGATGTCAAGCTGATTGCCTATTATCTGCCTCAGTTCCACCCAGTAGCCGAGAATGACGAATGGTGGGGTAAGGGTTTCACTGAGTGGCGCAACGTTGCCCGCGCCTATCCGCACTTCGACGGACATTATCAACCGCGCATCCCTGGAGAGCTGGGATATTACGATCTCCGTGTCGTCGATGTCATGAGGCGGCAGGTCGAGCTTGCAAAGCTCTATGGAATTCACGCATTCTGCTTTCATTTTTATTGGTTCGGCGGCAAGCGCCTGCTCGAAACGCCCATCTTGAATTACCTTGAGAACAAGGATCTGAATTTACCGTTCTGCTTGTGCTGGGCGAACGAGAATTGGTCTCGACGTTGGGATGGCAGCGAAAATGAAATCTTGATTTCACAATCCCACTCGGCCGAGGACGATGAGGAGCTGTTGCGGTATCTTGACCGCTACTTCAGAGATGATCGCTACTTAAAGATCGATGGCAAACCAGTTCTGACGGTCTATCGTCCCTCGATCCTTCCAGATGCCGCCGAAACAGTCCAGCGGTGGAGACGAATTGCGAAAGAGCTTGGTTACCCCGGTATCTATCTTATCGCGACCAACTCCTTTGCGTTCTCGGACTATCAAAGGCTGGGTTTCGATGCGCTATCGGAGTTTCCGCCTCATCACGTTGCAGCAGCCAATGTTCAGCAAGAATTCCAAATGTCGCACCATCGCACGGGATGGCGCGTTCGCTCTTACCCGGAGATCGTGGCGAGCGAAGAAGCACGAAAACCCGTTCCGGGAACCGTTGTCCCTGGCGTGATGCCCGGATGGGACAACAGTGCCCGTCGCCCCGCAAATGGTGAGATCATTCACGGTGCTACGCCACAATTGTTCGAGAAGTGGCTACAGCAGGCATTCAAACGCGCCCAAAAAAACCGCCTTCCGGAACGGTTTGTCATGATCAATGCCTGGAACGAGTGGGCGGAAGGCGCCTATCTCGAGCCCGACAGCAGATTTGGGTATGCGAACCTTGAAGCTTGCGCCTCTGCGGTTCGTAACCATGTTGGCTCTGCGTCAATGAGGGTGATCGCAGGCAAGCGGCCGCGCCTTTCAGATGGCAAAACCGTATTGTTGTGCTCCCATCATGCCGGCAAACAAGTATTTGGTGGCGAACGCAGTTTCCTTGATATCGCAAGAGCGCTGTCGGAGAGCGGATTCAATCTGGCGGTGAGCCTTCAGGAAGGTGTAAACAAGCCCTACGTTGAGGAACTGCGCAACTTTGCGCAGGAGATACACATCTTCAAATATGATCAGTGGAGCTCCAGTTCGGCTGAAACCGTCGCTTCTACACCTCTGTTCTTGGAGGTAATCGACAGTGTAAAGCCCGACCTAGTGTATGTGAACACGATCGTTGTGGCAGCGCCTCTCGCCGCTGCGAGATTGCGTGGCGTTCCATCCGTCGTCCACGCACGTGAGATCATCACCCACGATGAGGATCTTCAGCGGCAAATCGGAATGAGCGGACCTGAAATAGTAAGGCAGGTGGTTCATTCGAGCGATCACGTTATCGCCAATTCGCAGGCCACTCTGGAGTGTTTCGGCCATGCCAAGGCGTCGATGATCCCAAATACCGTCGATATCGAGGCCTTCGATCAGGCACCGATTGGCGAGCATGGTGCCGTTACATTTGGCCTTATCAGTAGCAATCTGCCCAAGAAAGGAATCGAGGACTTTGTTGAGTTGGCCACTGCCTGCCAAAAGCAGGTTCCAAATGCCCGATTTCTCGTTATCGGCCCGCTTGGCCGCCCTGTCATCAAAGATTACTTGAGCCGCAAGAAGAAGACGCCGAAGAACCTCGAATTTGTCGACTACCAGCCAACGTCAGTTGAGGCTATCGGGAAAGTCGATGTGGTCGTGAATTTTTCGCATTTTCAGGAGTCGTTCGGGCGCACTGTACTTGAGGGCATGGCCGCCGGTCGCCCTTCGCTCGTTTATGACTGGGGCGCCCTGAAGGAGCTTGTCAAACATGGTGAGACCGGCTTCCTAGTTCCGTTCCGAAAGCCGCTGGAGGCCGTCGCCCACGTCCATATGCTGTGCAATGAAAGAAAGCGCCTGCAAGAGATGAGCAGAGCGGCGCGCTCGCGGTCGCGTGATTATTCGTTCCCGCAGTTCAAGGCGAAGCTCTCTGAGGCGTGTCGGCAGATCATCGATGCCGGGACAACCGTTCATGCCTATTCGAACGCCGGGAAAGAACGGCTTGAGGCCATATCCGAGAAAACCATCGACATTGTCGTGTGTGTCCACAATGCACTGTCGGATGTGAAGGCATGCCTCGCTTCGGTCAGAGCCAATCTTGGTGCCAATCAAAGAATCATTCTGGTCGACGACGGTTCGGATGACGAGACCCGTCACTACCTCGAGAAGTTCGCGGCGCGCGAACGAGTGGTCCTGCGTCGCAACGAGCAAGCCCAAGGCTATACTAAAGCCGCCAACCTTGGGTTGGAACTATCGAATGCAGATCTGGTCATCCTTTTGAACAGTGACACTGTTGTGACTAGGAACTGGGCTGAAAAGCTAGCAGATGCGGCGTTTTCCAGACCTGACATTGGCGCAGTCGGCCCGCTTTCGAATGCGGCTTCGTATCAGTCAATCCCCGGCACCTTAGGCACAGACAAGCAGACGGCTATCAATGATTTGCCGCCAAACATGTCGGCTGACGACATGAATGACTGGTGTGAGAGAAACAGCACGTCAATGGTTCCAACTGTTCCATTGATCCATGGGTTTTGTTTCGGCATCACGCGTAGAGCTCTCGACACGGTTGGAAAATTTGATGAGGCGGCCTTTCCGGAAGGCTATGGCGAGGAGAACGACTACTGCTTCCGGCTGTCTGCGGCGGGGTTCAGCATGGCCGTCGCAACTCACACCTATGTCTACCACGTGAAGTCGTCGAGTTACACAGAAGAGCGCCGACATCATCTGTCGGAAAAAGCGCAAAATGTGCTTTACCGGCGTTATGGGCGGGATGCTTTCAATGCGGCCATTCGCACGCTCGAACGGGACCTTGGTCTCTCGTCTATGCGGGCCCTTGCGCAGAATTTGTACGAGAAGACAAAGGCGCCAGTCGCCGGGCGTGGCAGGGGCGCGCGCAAAGCGCATCCCTATTTGTTGTCTGAGTTGAACGATCAACAGTGGCTTCAGGCGCTCCAGGCTAGCGTGGATGACACGACTGTCGACGGCATCGAATACCCTGGCTTTCCGGATGCGCAATTGCAAATCGGCACGGTTGGTTCAGCTGGCAAGGGGACTATCGCGGAAGGATTCCGCTTTTACTCGTTCGTACTGGAAGCGGCCCGAGCCAATGGCGTGAATGTGGGGCTCAAGTCCCGCGTCCTGGATTTCGGGGTCAGCTGGGGCAGGATAATACGCTGTCTGCTGCGTGAAGTAGCTCCCGCGGGTCTCTTCGGCGTGGATATCAGTGATCGTTTTCTGTCTGCTGCCCAACAGACCGGGGTCCCGGGTGATCTCAGGCTGATCCAGCCGGACGGAAAGCTGCCGTTTGCCGACAATTCTTTCGACGTTGTGTATGCTTACTCGGTGTTTACGCATCTTCCAGAGCACATTCAGAAGATCTGGCTGGCGGAGATAGCGCGCACCCTCAGGCCAGGCGGGATTTTTGTCGCGACGGTGCAACCTCCACGTTTCCTCGATTTCATTAGGGAAGCGCCACAGGAGAGGGTCGTAAAGAGCGCTTGGCTCCAACAACTCCAGTCCGAGCTTTCGAAGAAAGACGACGCCCCTGGAGAGCTTGACCAGTCTGGGTTTGTTTTCCTTCCAACAAACAACGGAAAAACATACGGCGACATGATTTTGACTGAAGCCTACGTGAAACGTGTTTGGGGTGCGAAATTTGCAATCCAGGAGTACCTGGATGACCTTTCTCGATTTCAGCAGGCGGTCGTTACGGCCAAGGTTCTCAAGTAGGAGCACTAGAGGGATGCGGCTCATTCGTGTCGCGTCCCAAACTCCCTTCAGATGCGCCAGGTGCAAAGATATTGGCGTGGCAGGCAACTCGCACGGCGCAATTGTCGGATTGGGGAGCTGCTCGCCATAACCGTCGTTCTCGGCAGCGCCCCTTATCTGACGTCGTGCAAAGCCAAATGTGTCGGATGACCCCCAAGCCTCATCCTTGGTCTGGAAGTCGCGTCGATCGGGCCCGCGGATGACTGGTTGATGTCCACCTGATGAACCACTCCTGTCCTAGAGCTGACACACGCTCAAGCTTGCCAGGGGCCGACTGCCACTTTCGCAAGGCTAAGGCCTGGTGATTACCTTAGTCCTCCTTGGATTCGATCGTCTGGACTGTGACCTGGATGCGTGCAAGCGTGGCAAGTGCGGTGACAGAAAGCCGGGACTGACACCATAGGTCGATGCCAGTCGGTCGGGGGGCTCTTGTCGATCTGAAGGGGCGCGCCACGTAGAGAATTGAGCTTTGTGCCATTATCCGGCACTCGAATATGCGTGGCGCTTTCTTTCAGCTCTCGCGACGGCACTGCACTGGCCGACACCGGCCAGGCAATGGCTGGCCTCACTGGAGGAGTTACCAGCGTTGTCGTTCAATCGCCACTGAGTGCTCGCAAGGGCAGCGACGCGAACGCCGTCAATAGAGCGGTCCTTCAAACTGCGGGTTTAAGGCCGCATAGAACTTGCGTCCAAGGAGATTTCTTTCGATTTGTGGCAGAGCGATCCGTAAATAGGTGGTGACGCTGACCGGGAGAGGTCCTATGGCATCTTGCGACTGCCATTTGAGACCAACGTATGAATGTTTTCGTGCTTTGCACCGGACG
This genomic window contains:
- the rfbA gene encoding glucose-1-phosphate thymidylyltransferase RfbA, with the protein product MKGIILAGGNGTRLYPATLAVSKQVLPVYDKPMIYYPLGVLMLSGIREILIISSPRDLHLFQLLLGDGSAFGISIEYATQFAPNGLAEAFIIGRDFIGGDRVALILGDNIFYGDGLSDRCRSAVARQRGASVFAYQVDDPQRYGVVTFDRTTQQALSIEEKPENPRSNWAVTGLYFYDNSVVEIASSIRPSARGELEITDLNRTYLERGQLHVVRLGRGHAWLDTGTHDSLHDAASFVRTIEHRQGVKVMCLEEIGLELGWLSAEEVLTRAAALGSTEYARYLVRRAKEIGHG
- a CDS encoding glycosyltransferase, coding for MTNKVDIVVVTYQSAHVLKDCLASLPRFANIYVVDNASTDGSAAVASEAGAEVIRLNENVGYGAACNAGAAAGTSAFLLFLNPDVRLANGAIDKLLAAAADYPCAAFNPSFYNEGRRRFRRWSRLFPRGASWRGPPPIADCQVPVLHGACIFVRRDHFACVGGFDEHIFLYHEDDDISLRLSCAGVELRTAVEAVVDHAEGRSSIPSGESSRIRGEAMGRSLVYVMRKHHLALDVQAERRRGWFKLLLPHVLFNTARRSKLLGFLAGIGGQQQVRIADSANQGTGECDSAIVGQWNADSGHTIANCHRP
- a CDS encoding FkbM family methyltransferase — protein: MNIRGLSYRLQRAIRGFWHRRSTPVDLTLQHAANAAGVFAAEDYVDIAAAPPPATDVRLVAYYLPQFHPIPENDGWWGKGFTEWRNVVRAMPLFDGHYQPRSPAELGYYDLRLADVMRRQVELAKLYGIGGFAFHFYWFGGKTLLERPLSDYLARPDLDLPFSLCWANENWSRRWNGREQDLLIAQDHSEADDIALIQYIDRYFRDPRYIKVEGKPVLTVYRPEQLPDPAATIARWRSEAHRAGWPGLYVIATNAFDFVDYQKYGFDALSEFPPHGIKATNAESSIHMSPLRESGGRVRMYAEAAQNAMNASAPIGRVHPGVMPGWDNCPRRPRNGVIYHGATPEMFARWLRHAVDRARGNPKGERFVFINAWNEWGEGAYLEPDLRYGYAYLQACRDMDKVTTDKGRTIYFDPADSRGRMLKEHAGNFNPLSLVMWDMILKEASWTQVIDIGCNYGEMLANAELPKGAEITAVEPNSLLRHYLGRTLEEAGVDARLVCAAVSDSIGTARFFRDDKWSGTSRVLRPEETVENLIVVPQVTVDSLLDGVTGAVRLAMKIDVEGHEAAVLRGALRSLKRVLDYSILVEIKHIPEDDQRWIFKMFDVYGLDMTSAQLIYLSGTPYEEVIRMIDAEEIYAQDVIVKRRGQRR
- a CDS encoding glycoside hydrolase family 99-like domain-containing protein; its protein translation is MSGSIKWRALWRHPTDSRKRKEFRAGGHCAKQGKAIRKTRMWLNLAAMLRHPLSQNERRTWRDAAQHGFPPARIPAKATFQETPDALHSRLYDCYVQNALGQFDSSEYCSIATEPPPADVCDVKLIAYYLPQFHPVAENDEWWGKGFTEWRNVARAYPHFDGHYQPRIPGELGYYDLRVVDVMRRQVELAKLYGIHAFCFHFYWFGGKRLLETPILNYLENKDLNLPFCLCWANENWSRRWDGSENEILISQSHSAEDDEELLRYLDRYFRDDRYLKIDGKPVLTVYRPSILPDAAETVQRWRRIAKELGYPGIYLIATNSFAFSDYQRLGFDALSEFPPHHVAAANVQQEFQMSHHRTGWRVRSYPEIVASEEARKPVPGTVVPGVMPGWDNSARRPANGEIIHGATPQLFEKWLQQAFKRAQKNRLPERFVMINAWNEWAEGAYLEPDSRFGYANLEACASAVRNHVGSASMRVIAGKRPRLSDGKTVLLCSHHAGKQVFGGERSFLDIARALSESGFNLAVSLQEGVNKPYVEELRNFAQEIHIFKYDQWSSSSAETVASTPLFLEVIDSVKPDLVYVNTIVVAAPLAAARLRGVPSVVHAREIITHDEDLQRQIGMSGPEIVRQVVHSSDHVIANSQATLECFGHAKASMIPNTVDIEAFDQAPIGEHGAVTFGLISSNLPKKGIEDFVELATACQKQVPNARFLVIGPLGRPVIKDYLSRKKKTPKNLEFVDYQPTSVEAIGKVDVVVNFSHFQESFGRTVLEGMAAGRPSLVYDWGALKELVKHGETGFLVPFRKPLEAVAHVHMLCNERKRLQEMSRAARSRSRDYSFPQFKAKLSEACRQIIDAGTTVHAYSNAGKERLEAISEKTIDIVVCVHNALSDVKACLASVRANLGANQRIILVDDGSDDETRHYLEKFAARERVVLRRNEQAQGYTKAANLGLELSNADLVILLNSDTVVTRNWAEKLADAAFSRPDIGAVGPLSNAASYQSIPGTLGTDKQTAINDLPPNMSADDMNDWCERNSTSMVPTVPLIHGFCFGITRRALDTVGKFDEAAFPEGYGEENDYCFRLSAAGFSMAVATHTYVYHVKSSSYTEERRHHLSEKAQNVLYRRYGRDAFNAAIRTLERDLGLSSMRALAQNLYEKTKAPVAGRGRGARKAHPYLLSELNDQQWLQALQASVDDTTVDGIEYPGFPDAQLQIGTVGSAGKGTIAEGFRFYSFVLEAARANGVNVGLKSRVLDFGVSWGRIIRCLLREVAPAGLFGVDISDRFLSAAQQTGVPGDLRLIQPDGKLPFADNSFDVVYAYSVFTHLPEHIQKIWLAEIARTLRPGGIFVATVQPPRFLDFIREAPQERVVKSAWLQQLQSELSKKDDAPGELDQSGFVFLPTNNGKTYGDMILTEAYVKRVWGAKFAIQEYLDDLSRFQQAVVTAKVLK